Proteins encoded by one window of Flavobacterium sp. N502540:
- the cmk gene encoding (d)CMP kinase: MKKITIAIDGFSSTGKSTLAKQLAKELEYVYVDTGAMYRAVAYFAMQNQLIAVDFFDKAALITALPNIQLEFKFNADLGFAEMYLNGENVEKQIRTIEVSSFVSKVAEVSEVRSKLVEQQQEMGKNKGIVMDGRDIGTVVFPNAELKIFMTASAETRAQRRFDELQQKGDDVSYEDVLKNVVERDYIDTHREDSPLIIADDAIEIDNSYLNREEQFTAVLELVTDVVKTI, translated from the coding sequence TTGAAAAAAATTACCATTGCAATTGATGGATTCTCCTCAACAGGAAAGAGCACTTTGGCAAAACAATTAGCAAAAGAGCTAGAGTATGTTTATGTAGATACCGGAGCAATGTACCGTGCCGTAGCGTACTTTGCCATGCAGAACCAGCTTATTGCAGTCGATTTTTTTGATAAAGCAGCCCTTATAACGGCTTTACCGAACATTCAGTTAGAGTTTAAGTTTAATGCCGATCTTGGTTTTGCCGAGATGTATCTTAACGGTGAAAATGTAGAAAAACAAATCAGAACCATCGAAGTTTCCAGTTTCGTTAGTAAAGTAGCAGAAGTTTCTGAAGTGCGTTCCAAATTAGTGGAACAACAGCAGGAAATGGGAAAAAATAAAGGTATTGTAATGGACGGAAGAGATATTGGTACTGTAGTATTCCCAAATGCCGAACTTAAAATATTCATGACAGCCAGTGCCGAAACCCGTGCACAAAGACGTTTTGATGAATTGCAGCAAAAAGGCGACGACGTTTCTTATGAAGATGTTTTAAAAAATGTAGTCGAAAGAGACTATATCGATACACATCGTGAAGATTCTCCATTAATTATTGCCGATGATGCGATAGAAATAGATAATTCTTACTTAAACAGAGAAGAACAGTTTACAGCAGTGCTGGAATTAGTAACAGATGTTGTTAAAACAATTTAA
- a CDS encoding major royal jelly family protein: MTKLKLAISTMILLATAMIAQQNKEIQHLKLEDERKKQLQDKQQQGNSIEVVAAMDIRPGDVAVSAEGRIFATIHPLGSQKMQLVEIVNGKAIPYPSASYQKYDAKATDAKFDAMLGLIFDKNNQLWVTDMGLELGKSRLWGFDISKNKVVEKIELPQTVAPKGTFTQDVAIDEKNGFAYLADIANPGIIVLNLKTKKTRRFSGHVSLEAEDKDMIIDGKVTYFGGKPARVAIDPITLSNDRETIFFGAMNGTSWYSVPAKLFREGKSDGEISKAIKKVGSKPFSDGALTDEAGNHYFTNLQEHAITKLDTAGKLTTIVQDTQKLQWPDNVYKGLDGWMYISVNQLNSSPAFTGADDQGKPPYFIYRFKQ; the protein is encoded by the coding sequence ATGACAAAATTAAAATTAGCAATTTCTACTATGATTTTGCTCGCTACTGCTATGATTGCACAGCAGAACAAAGAAATTCAGCACCTGAAATTGGAAGATGAGAGAAAAAAACAATTGCAAGACAAACAGCAGCAAGGAAATAGTATAGAAGTTGTTGCTGCAATGGACATCCGTCCCGGTGATGTGGCTGTATCTGCCGAAGGGCGTATTTTTGCCACCATACATCCATTAGGAAGTCAAAAGATGCAATTGGTAGAGATTGTAAACGGAAAAGCCATTCCTTATCCTTCTGCCTCTTACCAGAAGTACGATGCAAAAGCAACCGATGCAAAATTTGATGCGATGTTGGGATTAATCTTTGATAAAAACAATCAGTTATGGGTTACCGATATGGGACTCGAATTAGGTAAATCCAGACTTTGGGGCTTTGATATCAGTAAAAATAAGGTAGTTGAAAAAATTGAATTGCCTCAAACTGTTGCGCCTAAAGGTACATTCACGCAGGATGTTGCCATTGATGAAAAAAATGGTTTTGCTTACTTAGCCGATATTGCCAATCCGGGCATTATTGTTCTAAATCTGAAAACAAAAAAAACACGTCGATTTAGTGGGCACGTATCTTTGGAGGCAGAAGATAAAGATATGATTATTGATGGTAAAGTAACTTATTTCGGAGGAAAACCGGCTCGTGTAGCCATTGATCCGATTACACTTTCAAACGACAGGGAAACGATATTTTTTGGAGCAATGAATGGAACTTCATGGTATAGCGTGCCGGCCAAACTATTTAGAGAAGGTAAAAGTGATGGCGAAATTAGTAAGGCAATAAAAAAAGTAGGCAGCAAACCTTTTAGCGATGGTGCTTTGACAGATGAAGCCGGAAATCATTATTTTACTAATTTACAGGAACACGCTATAACAAAGTTGGATACTGCGGGTAAATTGACTACTATTGTACAGGACACTCAAAAATTGCAATGGCCGGATAACGTTTATAAAGGCCTGGACGGCTGGATGTATATTTCAGTAAATCAGCTCAATAGTTCACCAGCTTTTACAGGTGCGGACGATCAGGGGAAACCTCCATATTTTATTTATCGTTTTAAGCAATAA
- the porQ gene encoding type IX secretion system protein PorQ, with amino-acid sequence MLKQFVLFLLVTICSVSYGQIGGRHTYQFLNLTTSPRQAALGGETITIYDEDVNQVMSNPAALNEDMDNRLALNYGSYYGEASYGTASYAYTYDRHVQTFYAGVSYVNYGSFEGYDENGQATSNFTGSEGALSLGYAYNVPYTDLHIGASAKLITSTLESYNSIGGAIDLGFLYVIEKNDVNLGLVIRNIGTQFTTYSGIKENLPFEIVAGVSQELEHVPLRWHLTLENLQQWNISFSNPVRGGTGIDGSTNKEKVSFLNNALRHVVLGVELFPKKAFNLRLGYNFRRGEELRVNEQRNFSGVSVGFGLKMNRLKFNYSYSRYTLAANTSLFGLILNFQ; translated from the coding sequence ATGTTAAAACAGTTTGTTTTATTTTTATTAGTAACAATTTGCTCCGTTAGTTATGGGCAAATAGGAGGGCGTCACACCTATCAGTTCTTGAATTTAACGACTTCTCCGAGACAGGCAGCATTAGGTGGAGAAACAATCACGATTTATGACGAGGATGTCAATCAGGTGATGTCTAACCCGGCAGCTTTAAATGAAGATATGGACAATCGTCTTGCTCTGAATTATGGGAGTTACTATGGAGAAGCTTCTTATGGAACAGCTTCTTATGCTTATACTTACGACAGACATGTGCAGACATTTTATGCAGGAGTGAGCTATGTCAATTATGGTTCATTTGAGGGTTATGATGAAAATGGTCAGGCCACTTCAAATTTTACCGGGAGTGAAGGCGCACTTTCATTGGGTTATGCTTATAATGTTCCTTATACTGATTTGCACATTGGAGCAAGTGCTAAGCTAATAACTTCAACTTTAGAAAGTTATAATTCGATAGGAGGAGCAATTGATTTAGGTTTTTTGTATGTAATTGAAAAAAATGACGTAAATTTGGGTCTGGTAATCCGTAATATAGGTACGCAGTTTACAACGTACTCGGGTATAAAGGAAAATTTACCATTTGAAATCGTGGCTGGAGTTTCTCAGGAATTAGAGCATGTGCCCCTTCGCTGGCATCTTACATTAGAAAATTTGCAACAGTGGAACATCTCTTTTTCGAATCCCGTTCGTGGAGGAACCGGCATAGATGGATCAACAAACAAAGAAAAAGTTTCGTTTTTAAACAACGCTTTAAGGCATGTTGTTTTAGGAGTAGAACTTTTCCCAAAAAAAGCATTTAATTTGCGTTTAGGATATAATTTTAGAAGGGGAGAAGAATTACGGGTGAATGAACAGCGTAATTTTTCAGGGGTGTCAGTAGGATTTGGATTAAAAATGAACAGGTTAAAATTTAACTATTCATATTCCAGATACACTTTAGCAGCAAATACAAGTCTTTTTGGTCTAATTTTAAATTTTCAGTAA
- a CDS encoding murein L,D-transpeptidase catalytic domain family protein has protein sequence MKILSLFLFLTVGVLTGAKHYYKKETAISSLEVERMNLRVNEIKNMMSIDSKYNTKIAFFVDMSIPSGKNRFFVYDLVNNKVIDQGLVAHGSGSETGVKGSLRFSNTPNSNCTALGRYAIQKCYKGIFGKAYKLNGLDETNNNALKRAIVLHYYSAVPYEEQDYYISNSHGCPMVNEQFFKRLEKYIDCSKSNIILDVYY, from the coding sequence ATGAAAATACTTAGTTTGTTTTTGTTTTTAACAGTTGGAGTTTTAACGGGTGCAAAACACTACTATAAAAAAGAAACCGCTATTTCCAGTCTGGAAGTAGAGCGTATGAACCTTAGAGTAAACGAAATAAAAAACATGATGAGTATTGATTCTAAATACAATACCAAAATTGCTTTTTTCGTTGATATGAGCATACCGTCAGGGAAAAATCGTTTTTTTGTTTACGATTTGGTAAACAATAAAGTTATCGATCAGGGGCTTGTAGCACATGGTTCAGGATCAGAAACGGGTGTAAAAGGAAGTTTACGTTTCAGTAATACTCCTAATTCCAATTGCACTGCTTTAGGCCGATATGCGATTCAGAAATGTTATAAAGGAATCTTCGGAAAAGCGTATAAATTAAACGGTCTGGATGAAACCAATAATAATGCTTTAAAAAGAGCCATAGTGTTACATTATTACTCTGCAGTTCCTTATGAAGAACAAGATTATTACATCAGTAACAGCCATGGCTGTCCGATGGTTAATGAACAGTTCTTTAAAAGACTAGAAAAATATATAGATTGTTCTAAGTCAAATATCATTTTAGATGTTTATTATTAG
- a CDS encoding nucleoside permease gives MGIKNRLIIMSFLQFFVWGAWLITIGNYWFGTKNWEGTQFGLVFGTMGIASLFMPTLTGIIADRWINAEKLYGVLHILYAVVLFGIAHVTTPDNFIYVMFIAMCCYMPTIALSNSISYTSLKLNNKNIVKDFPPIRVWGTIGFIAAMWITNLSGSKATEYQFYIAGVGALILGIYAFTLPKCKPQRLTKEDASLVETLGLEAFKLFGNYKMALFFVFSMFLGGALQLTNAYGDVFLDEFKHFPKYADSFVIKYSTIIMSISQVSETLFILAIPFFLRRFGIKQVMLISMLAWVLRFGLFGFGDPVGGLWMIILSCIVYGMAFDFFNISGSLFVESNTDSKIRSSAQGLFMMMTNGIGAVLGSLTSGWAIDRFFTKSFTNTTELASFLQTESTNSKMLEFVKGQGNSVSADGIFTNPILMKDWQTIWLSFAAYALVIAIAFAILFKHKHNPKELENLSH, from the coding sequence ATGGGAATTAAAAACAGGTTGATTATAATGAGCTTTCTTCAATTTTTTGTTTGGGGAGCCTGGCTTATAACAATTGGAAATTATTGGTTTGGAACTAAAAACTGGGAAGGAACTCAGTTTGGTTTGGTCTTCGGAACCATGGGAATTGCTTCTTTATTCATGCCCACTTTAACCGGAATTATTGCAGACAGATGGATTAATGCAGAAAAACTGTATGGTGTCCTGCACATTCTTTATGCAGTAGTTTTATTTGGTATTGCACACGTTACCACACCAGATAATTTTATATACGTAATGTTTATCGCAATGTGTTGCTACATGCCAACAATTGCTTTGAGTAATTCTATTTCGTATACCTCGCTTAAATTAAATAATAAAAATATTGTAAAAGATTTTCCGCCTATCCGTGTTTGGGGAACTATTGGTTTTATTGCCGCCATGTGGATCACTAATTTAAGTGGAAGCAAAGCAACAGAATATCAGTTTTACATCGCCGGAGTTGGTGCGCTGATTCTTGGGATTTATGCTTTCACATTGCCAAAATGTAAGCCACAGCGTCTTACTAAAGAAGATGCTTCTCTGGTGGAAACTTTAGGATTGGAAGCCTTTAAATTGTTTGGAAATTATAAAATGGCCTTGTTTTTTGTATTCTCTATGTTTTTAGGAGGTGCTTTGCAATTGACGAATGCTTACGGAGACGTATTTTTAGACGAATTCAAACATTTTCCTAAATATGCAGATTCTTTTGTAATTAAATATTCGACTATCATCATGTCGATTTCTCAGGTTTCTGAGACATTATTTATTCTTGCAATTCCGTTTTTCTTAAGACGTTTTGGAATCAAACAGGTAATGCTGATTAGTATGCTGGCCTGGGTATTGCGTTTCGGATTATTTGGTTTTGGAGACCCGGTAGGAGGTTTATGGATGATCATACTGTCATGTATCGTGTACGGAATGGCATTTGATTTTTTCAATATTTCAGGTTCGTTGTTCGTTGAAAGCAATACCGATTCGAAAATACGTTCCTCTGCGCAAGGATTGTTCATGATGATGACCAATGGTATAGGAGCGGTTTTAGGAAGTTTAACTTCAGGTTGGGCTATTGATCGCTTTTTTACTAAATCGTTCACGAATACTACCGAGCTGGCTTCATTTTTGCAAACCGAGAGTACAAATTCAAAAATGCTGGAATTTGTCAAAGGACAAGGCAATTCAGTTTCTGCAGATGGAATATTTACGAATCCAATCTTAATGAAAGACTGGCAAACCATCTGGCTGTCATTTGCAGCTTATGCCTTAGTGATTGCAATTGCTTTTGCGATTTTATTCAAACACAAACATAACCCGAAAGAATTAGAGAATTTGAGTCATTAG
- a CDS encoding Lrp/AsnC family transcriptional regulator, which produces MPSIKKNENTDYLDREIIHKLSENGRISFSDLAKELNISNSLVHLRVRKLQESGIITGFSVKLNPKEIGFETTTYTGIVTKEARFSYSIAEKLKEIPEVVECHWVSGKYALFIKIVAINNEELRKILYEQIHQIEGVGSTDSFFSFGSAFEKNLPV; this is translated from the coding sequence ATGCCAAGTATCAAGAAGAATGAAAATACTGACTATTTAGACCGCGAAATCATACATAAACTAAGTGAAAATGGAAGAATCTCTTTTTCAGATCTCGCCAAGGAACTAAACATATCCAATTCATTGGTACATTTAAGAGTTAGAAAATTACAGGAATCGGGAATTATTACCGGTTTTTCGGTAAAACTAAATCCTAAAGAAATTGGTTTTGAAACCACTACTTATACAGGAATTGTGACTAAAGAAGCACGATTTTCCTATTCTATTGCCGAAAAATTAAAAGAAATTCCGGAAGTTGTAGAATGTCATTGGGTTTCGGGAAAGTATGCCTTATTTATTAAAATTGTGGCAATTAATAATGAAGAGCTTCGTAAAATTTTATACGAGCAAATTCATCAAATTGAAGGCGTAGGAAGTACTGATTCGTTCTTTTCATTTGGGTCAGCATTTGAAAAGAATCTGCCTGTATAA
- a CDS encoding helix-turn-helix domain-containing protein: protein MKQLASQDDLYIINFDLSEEINWIQIRDISYKIGSPANLGLFVWKNSVENIYEHPAGKRIFTMRLIVDQKLLQPLYVNTLNANNKFDGSELCFYDLIDSNSRILIDSVKQKRVLDQFSGFYLKGVALKLLGNFIQRYSDAVLPSCRIRKIDLTAMEISKKYLLHNLKNKFPGITELSKVANMSTSKYKRLFKEIEGVTPNDFFKREKIILAHQLLCSGSYDSVVRLAYDLNFSRVDYFSKKYFKVFGRNPSNDLIEKNI, encoded by the coding sequence ATGAAACAGTTGGCAAGTCAGGATGATTTGTATATTATAAATTTTGATCTTAGCGAAGAGATCAACTGGATTCAGATTCGCGATATCAGTTATAAAATTGGCTCTCCGGCAAATTTAGGGCTCTTTGTATGGAAGAATAGTGTAGAAAATATTTACGAACATCCGGCTGGTAAAAGGATATTTACAATGCGTTTAATCGTTGACCAAAAACTATTGCAGCCTTTGTATGTTAATACTCTAAATGCTAATAATAAATTTGACGGTAGCGAGCTGTGTTTTTACGATCTCATTGATAGTAACAGCAGAATACTAATCGATTCCGTAAAACAGAAGAGAGTTCTGGATCAATTTTCCGGTTTTTATTTGAAAGGAGTGGCCTTAAAATTACTGGGGAATTTTATACAACGATATTCAGATGCTGTTTTGCCATCTTGTAGGATAAGAAAAATCGACCTGACAGCTATGGAGATTTCTAAAAAGTATTTACTGCATAATTTAAAGAATAAATTTCCCGGAATTACAGAGCTGTCAAAAGTAGCCAATATGTCTACTAGTAAATATAAGAGACTTTTTAAAGAGATCGAAGGTGTAACTCCAAATGATTTCTTTAAGAGAGAAAAAATTATTCTGGCTCATCAATTATTGTGCAGTGGATCTTACGATTCTGTTGTTCGTCTAGCCTACGACCTTAATTTCTCCAGAGTTGATTATTTTTCAAAGAAATATTTTAAAGTTTTTGGAAGAAACCCGTCTAATGATTTGATAGAAAAAAATATATAA
- a CDS encoding DUF1338 domain-containing protein, whose amino-acid sequence MKLWEQYANITPSARRIHELLEERGEEIKNDHIAIRTFNDKRVNIEVLEKPFLNVGYEAKGEYNFESKKLFARHYEHATDKDAPRIFISELELEKCSSELQDTVQNILNSCDQNLFNDPQLVLSGSVWKGNSQAIYKSLLEESEYAAWMYVYGFRANHFTISTNALKGFNTLEELNTFLENSGWKLNASGGKIKGTPEQLLEQSSTLADLYVVNFEEGTLEIPSCYYEFALRYPMANGELYQGFVASSADKIFESTDVKLQEAK is encoded by the coding sequence ATGAAATTATGGGAGCAATATGCCAATATTACCCCATCTGCAAGAAGAATACATGAATTACTGGAAGAAAGAGGAGAAGAGATAAAAAATGACCATATAGCGATTCGTACTTTTAATGACAAACGAGTAAATATTGAGGTTTTGGAAAAGCCTTTCCTGAATGTTGGTTATGAAGCAAAAGGAGAATATAATTTTGAAAGTAAAAAACTTTTTGCCAGACATTATGAGCACGCTACCGATAAAGATGCACCAAGAATTTTTATATCGGAGCTGGAATTAGAAAAATGTTCCTCTGAGTTGCAGGATACGGTACAGAATATCCTGAACAGTTGTGATCAGAACTTGTTTAACGATCCTCAATTAGTTTTAAGCGGATCGGTATGGAAAGGGAATTCACAGGCCATCTATAAATCTTTACTAGAGGAATCGGAGTATGCGGCCTGGATGTATGTTTACGGTTTCAGAGCCAATCACTTTACAATTAGTACCAATGCTTTAAAAGGGTTTAACACCCTAGAAGAGCTTAATACTTTTCTGGAAAACAGTGGATGGAAACTGAATGCTTCCGGTGGAAAAATCAAAGGTACTCCGGAGCAATTATTAGAGCAATCAAGCACACTTGCTGATTTGTATGTGGTCAATTTTGAAGAGGGGACTTTAGAAATTCCATCTTGTTATTATGAGTTTGCTCTTCGTTACCCAATGGCGAATGGCGAATTGTATCAGGGATTTGTAGCTTCATCTGCCGATAAAATATTTGAAAGTACAGATGTAAAGCTGCAAGAGGCTAAATAA